From a region of the Oscillospiraceae bacterium genome:
- a CDS encoding helix-turn-helix transcriptional regulator, protein MELTLGEKIKNLREDRDLTQGELGKLINMTQRKISYIENNKYEPSIEDIRAFCIFFNVTSDYLLELKENNKNL, encoded by the coding sequence ATGGAATTAACTCTGGGAGAAAAGATTAAAAATCTACGGGAAGATCGTGATTTAACACAAGGAGAACTTGGCAAACTTATAAATATGACGCAACGAAAAATATCGTATATTGAAAACAACAAATATGAACCCTCAATAGAAGACATACGAGCATTCTGCATATTCTTTAATGTTACATCAGATTATCTTTTAGAACTTAAAGAAAACAATAAGAATTTGTAA